In Sandaracinaceae bacterium, one DNA window encodes the following:
- a CDS encoding serine/threonine-protein kinase — protein MPSPSAVPAPPRFAAFGRYLLLERMATGGMAEVYLAKHFGEGGQVSDLLAVKRILPSLAADADFIRMFLDEAKIAGQLEHPGIVQIRELGRVGSSHYLAMDFVWGKDLLQIIRRCRLLGAQLSPQLVAWLGAHLCEALHYAHTRTDKRGAPMHLIHRDVSPQNVLVSFDGRVKVIDFGIAKAASRSTHTQAGVLKGKVGYMSPEQVQGKRIDHRSDLFAVGTCLWELLTLRSLFARENNYDAMENVRHARTFPVQKLRPDVPDDFSAVLDRALAGDPDLRWQSARDMKEALLRFVSDVDPNFDRVSTVGWMRDAFRKEFHLERGRLEAFDQLGRPQVRPTDEPRRTSVVDLQIPDAGAPDPEWATEYPTIDLDMVASFDGGGPVGPDEVFFSATEITEPPIPVTDPGQAIDEEPPTTQMNEAGESIPPVLVPPAELPPPDPDPESDDVSVAPQRIDSQVIRSLMPTEEAEDRKRSAREPTARQRLDRSEPVSPPHRSSGGFFAKVLLAMVFLTLGIAGGWVWFTMGGRATIEVRTVPDVGAMVLFDGASRGTAPLRLEEVAPGQHAVTILADGYHDTTRELDVASNAHVVVEVALEPIEPLAPPENASP, from the coding sequence ATGCCGTCTCCGTCCGCCGTCCCCGCCCCACCGCGCTTCGCCGCGTTCGGCCGCTATCTGCTCCTCGAGCGGATGGCGACCGGGGGCATGGCGGAGGTCTACCTCGCCAAGCACTTCGGCGAGGGCGGTCAGGTCAGCGATCTGCTGGCGGTCAAGCGCATCCTGCCGTCGCTCGCCGCCGACGCGGACTTCATCCGCATGTTCCTCGACGAGGCCAAGATCGCCGGCCAGCTCGAGCACCCCGGCATCGTGCAGATCCGCGAGCTGGGCCGCGTGGGCAGCAGCCACTACCTCGCGATGGACTTCGTCTGGGGCAAGGATCTCCTCCAGATCATCCGCCGCTGCCGGCTGCTCGGCGCGCAGCTCTCGCCCCAGCTGGTCGCGTGGCTCGGCGCGCACCTCTGCGAGGCGCTGCACTACGCGCACACCCGCACCGACAAGCGCGGCGCGCCGATGCACCTGATCCACCGCGACGTCTCGCCGCAGAACGTGCTGGTGAGCTTCGACGGGCGCGTGAAGGTCATCGACTTCGGCATCGCCAAGGCCGCCTCGCGCAGCACCCACACCCAGGCGGGCGTGCTCAAGGGCAAGGTCGGCTACATGAGCCCGGAGCAGGTGCAGGGGAAGCGCATCGACCACCGCTCGGATCTCTTCGCGGTGGGCACCTGCCTCTGGGAGCTGCTGACCCTCCGCTCGCTCTTCGCGCGCGAGAACAACTACGACGCGATGGAGAACGTGCGGCACGCGCGCACCTTCCCGGTGCAGAAGCTGCGGCCGGACGTGCCGGACGACTTCTCCGCCGTGCTCGACCGCGCGCTCGCGGGCGACCCCGATCTGCGATGGCAGAGCGCGCGGGACATGAAGGAGGCGCTGCTCCGCTTCGTCAGCGACGTCGACCCGAACTTCGACCGCGTCTCCACGGTGGGCTGGATGCGCGACGCCTTCCGGAAGGAGTTCCACCTCGAGCGGGGTCGGCTCGAGGCCTTCGACCAGCTCGGCCGACCGCAGGTCCGACCCACCGACGAGCCCCGCCGCACCTCGGTGGTGGATCTCCAGATCCCCGACGCCGGCGCCCCCGACCCCGAGTGGGCGACCGAGTACCCGACGATCGATCTGGACATGGTCGCGTCCTTCGACGGCGGCGGCCCGGTCGGACCGGACGAGGTCTTCTTCAGCGCCACCGAGATCACCGAGCCCCCGATCCCCGTGACGGATCCGGGGCAGGCGATCGACGAGGAGCCGCCGACGACGCAGATGAACGAGGCCGGCGAGTCGATCCCGCCGGTGCTGGTGCCGCCCGCGGAGCTGCCGCCGCCCGATCCAGACCCCGAGAGCGACGACGTCTCGGTCGCCCCCCAGCGCATCGACTCGCAGGTCATCCGCTCGCTCATGCCCACGGAGGAGGCCGAGGACCGGAAGCGCTCCGCCCGCGAGCCCACGGCCCGACAGCGCCTCGACCGCTCCGAGCCCGTGTCCCCGCCGCATCGATCCTCGGGCGGGTTCTTCGCGAAGGTCCTCCTCGCGATGGTGTTCCTGACCCTCGGCATCGCGGGCGGCTGGGTCTGGTTCACGATGGGCGGCCGCGCGACGATCGAGGTGCGCACGGTGCCGGACGTCGGCGCGATGGTGCTCTTCGACGGAGCGAGCCGGGGCACCGCGCCGCTGCGCCTCGAGGAGGTGGCCCCGGGCCAGCACGCGGTGACGATCCTCGCCGACGGCTACCACGACACGACGCGCGAGCTGGACGTGGCGAGCAACGCGCACGTGGTGGTGGAGGTGGCCCTCGAGCCCATCGAGCCGCTCGCGCCTCCCGAGAACGCGTCTCCATAA
- a CDS encoding DUF4259 domain-containing protein: MRAVSVRSSERGDLRVWGTGSFENEAAMRWVEHLEDAPDLEWVVSSLDEVLELDEAGDAPDSRSASRAIAAAETVAALASEPASSLPEEVRQWCFDNPGAELDEITPRALQALGVVLGESALREIYEEAGDLDGWEAEVEGLRDRLRG; encoded by the coding sequence ATGCGAGCGGTCTCGGTCCGATCATCCGAGCGCGGTGACCTTCGCGTCTGGGGAACCGGCAGCTTCGAGAACGAAGCGGCCATGCGCTGGGTGGAGCACCTGGAGGACGCGCCCGACCTGGAGTGGGTGGTGTCTTCGCTGGACGAGGTGCTGGAGCTCGACGAGGCGGGGGACGCCCCCGACTCGCGCTCCGCGTCGCGCGCCATCGCCGCCGCGGAGACCGTCGCCGCGCTCGCGAGCGAGCCCGCGTCGTCGCTGCCCGAAGAGGTCCGTCAGTGGTGCTTCGACAACCCGGGCGCCGAGCTCGACGAGATCACCCCGCGGGCGCTGCAGGCGCTCGGCGTGGTCCTCGGCGAGTCCGCCTTGCGCGAGATCTACGAAGAGGCGGGTGATCTCGACGGCTGGGAAGCCGAGGTCGAGGGGCTCCGCGACCGCCTGCGCGGCTGA
- a CDS encoding MgtC/SapB family protein has protein sequence MEEIITRLHLHRFDAVELSVNVIALALAFVIALPVGWDREKSTRTMGLRTFPLVAVASAAFVMMARSAFEGAPDAQARVLQGVLTGIGFIGGGAILKRRERVLGAATAAALWGTAGIGAAVAHGLYEVAVVLSLVSFLTLRVMGPVKKQMNGNEQWDDGVPGPGEGDAEEEEED, from the coding sequence GTGGAAGAGATCATCACTCGCCTTCACCTGCACCGCTTCGACGCAGTCGAGCTGAGCGTCAACGTGATCGCGCTGGCGCTCGCCTTCGTGATCGCGCTTCCGGTGGGCTGGGATCGCGAGAAGAGCACGCGGACGATGGGGCTGCGCACGTTCCCCCTGGTGGCCGTCGCCAGCGCGGCGTTCGTGATGATGGCGCGCTCGGCGTTCGAGGGCGCGCCGGACGCGCAGGCGCGCGTGCTCCAGGGAGTGCTCACCGGCATCGGCTTCATCGGCGGTGGCGCCATCTTGAAGCGACGCGAGCGGGTGCTCGGCGCGGCCACGGCGGCGGCGCTCTGGGGGACGGCCGGGATCGGCGCCGCGGTCGCGCACGGCCTCTACGAGGTCGCGGTGGTGCTGAGCCTGGTGAGCTTCCTGACCCTGCGCGTGATGGGGCCGGTCAAGAAGCAGATGAACGGCAACGAGCAATGGGACGACGGAGTGCCCGGCCCCGGCGAGGGTGACGCGGAGGAGGAGGAGGAAGATTGA
- a CDS encoding protein phosphatase 2C domain-containing protein, whose protein sequence is MAEEWNGPDFADETLPVLRPRQAARKAPEAHPMDVAGQTDIGCVRDHNEDTYLIADLGRWLEVRDASLSMPEAQRRIPGPKGTFLMVADGMGGHGGGEVASAVAVDMIAQFALYAMPWVTAPNEEDEKELCEQLGNALSQCQSRLEKVALRKEIDQLNPGTTLTVGYVLWPKLYVSHAGDSRLYLQRGESLVQITRDHTVGQALRESGAIPAGPSRFDHILVNVVGGGGETVNAEAHALTLEPGDRVLICSDGLTGHVSDAAMLSELRGAHTSREVCANLIEAAKAGGGFDNITVVVASF, encoded by the coding sequence ATGGCGGAAGAGTGGAACGGACCAGACTTCGCCGACGAGACGCTCCCCGTGCTGCGTCCGCGGCAGGCGGCGCGCAAGGCGCCCGAGGCGCACCCGATGGACGTGGCGGGTCAGACCGACATCGGCTGCGTGCGCGACCACAACGAGGACACCTACCTGATCGCCGACCTCGGCCGCTGGCTCGAGGTGCGCGACGCCTCGCTCTCGATGCCGGAGGCGCAGCGGCGCATCCCGGGCCCCAAGGGGACCTTCCTGATGGTCGCCGACGGGATGGGCGGGCACGGGGGCGGAGAGGTGGCCAGCGCGGTGGCGGTCGACATGATCGCCCAGTTCGCGCTCTACGCGATGCCGTGGGTGACCGCGCCCAACGAAGAAGACGAGAAGGAGCTCTGCGAGCAGCTCGGGAACGCGCTCAGTCAGTGCCAGTCGCGGCTCGAGAAGGTCGCGCTCCGCAAGGAGATCGACCAGCTCAACCCGGGCACGACCCTGACCGTGGGGTACGTGCTGTGGCCGAAGCTCTACGTCAGCCACGCGGGCGACAGCCGCCTGTATCTCCAGCGCGGCGAGAGCCTGGTCCAGATCACGCGCGACCACACGGTCGGCCAGGCGCTGCGGGAGTCCGGGGCCATCCCGGCGGGGCCGAGCCGCTTCGACCACATCCTCGTCAACGTGGTCGGGGGCGGCGGAGAGACGGTGAACGCGGAGGCGCACGCCCTGACGCTCGAGCCCGGCGACCGCGTCCTGATCTGCAGCGACGGGCTCACCGGGCACGTCTCCGACGCGGCGATGCTGAGCGAGCTCCGCGGCGCGCACACCTCACGCGAGGTCTGCGCGAACCTGATCGAGGCCGCCAAGGCCGGCGGCGGCTTCGACAACATCACCGTGGTCGTCGCGTCCTTCTGA
- a CDS encoding OmpA family protein, whose translation MTTSLTARPRLRRRTLLGLLGALLSASACGASTPPVAEGEEPLEVELRGNRIVFNHQLQFGHDSAEILEPSFPVLDRICELLGEHEEIFRVQVQGHTSVDGEVQHNQELSAARAEAVAEYLRSQGVTQEVTFQGYGETYPICREESDACNEENRRVEFFVDSR comes from the coding sequence ATGACCACATCTCTCACCGCCCGCCCACGACTCCGCCGACGCACCCTCCTCGGGTTGCTCGGCGCGCTCCTCTCGGCCTCCGCCTGCGGCGCGTCGACGCCGCCCGTCGCGGAGGGGGAGGAGCCGCTCGAGGTGGAGCTGCGGGGCAACCGCATCGTCTTCAACCACCAGCTGCAGTTCGGGCACGACAGCGCCGAGATCCTCGAGCCGTCCTTCCCCGTCCTGGACCGCATCTGCGAGCTGCTGGGCGAGCACGAGGAGATCTTCCGCGTGCAGGTGCAAGGGCACACCAGCGTCGACGGCGAGGTCCAGCACAATCAGGAGCTGTCCGCCGCGCGCGCGGAGGCGGTGGCCGAGTACCTCCGCAGCCAGGGCGTGACGCAGGAGGTCACGTTCCAGGGCTACGGAGAGACCTACCCGATCTGCCGGGAAGAGAGCGACGCGTGCAACGAAGAGAACCGCCGCGTCGAGTTCTTCGTCGACTCGCGCTAG
- a CDS encoding Kazal-type serine protease inhibitor family protein, with amino-acid sequence MRTLSISSHAALALLVLTGCYVERVDDPVRHGGVVTAEVPRPRGPEDVQIADNVHFGETREGQFTGQDGVAIGYVLAAAAGTSFGVALTAEPTSEVLVYGPLAEGWHDAPFLARGGGDGELSVSAPQDGSYLLAVLGPAGTHRGFSLTVRCASEECRVECGEGGACPTGSQCAFVQCIRAPCPSYCQGMPPVSEPPEASEPPGAGGDRMGTEGETCGTRGFAPCGEGLFCRHPETARCGETDAPGTCQRRPDMCTREYRPVCGCDGRTYGNACGAWANGVSVRHQGECGGQRPDPGAQACRRTGCGDELCVDPSRGDMMGTCVARPEHACYRNATCERQAGGDCGWTQTPELRACLQSPPPLR; translated from the coding sequence ATGCGAACCCTCTCCATCTCATCTCACGCGGCGCTCGCGCTGCTGGTCCTGACCGGTTGTTACGTGGAGCGCGTGGACGACCCCGTGCGCCACGGAGGCGTCGTCACCGCGGAGGTGCCGCGCCCGCGGGGGCCCGAGGACGTCCAGATCGCCGACAACGTTCACTTCGGCGAGACGCGCGAGGGGCAGTTCACGGGCCAGGACGGCGTCGCCATCGGCTACGTGCTCGCCGCGGCGGCGGGGACCTCGTTCGGCGTCGCGCTGACGGCGGAGCCGACCAGCGAAGTGCTCGTCTACGGCCCCCTCGCGGAGGGCTGGCACGACGCTCCCTTCCTCGCGCGCGGCGGCGGCGATGGCGAGCTGAGCGTGAGCGCGCCGCAGGACGGGAGCTACCTGCTCGCCGTGCTCGGTCCGGCCGGCACCCACCGCGGCTTCTCGCTCACCGTGCGCTGCGCCTCGGAGGAGTGCCGCGTGGAGTGCGGTGAAGGGGGCGCCTGCCCGACCGGATCTCAGTGCGCGTTCGTGCAGTGCATCCGCGCGCCGTGCCCCTCGTACTGCCAGGGCATGCCGCCGGTCAGCGAGCCTCCGGAGGCGAGCGAGCCGCCGGGCGCGGGCGGAGACCGGATGGGGACCGAAGGCGAGACCTGTGGGACCCGCGGGTTCGCGCCCTGCGGGGAGGGCCTCTTCTGCCGTCACCCCGAGACCGCGCGGTGCGGAGAGACCGACGCGCCCGGAACGTGCCAGCGCCGCCCCGACATGTGCACCCGCGAGTACCGGCCGGTCTGCGGCTGTGACGGCCGCACCTACGGCAACGCCTGCGGCGCCTGGGCGAACGGCGTCTCGGTCCGCCACCAGGGCGAGTGCGGTGGGCAGCGCCCCGACCCGGGCGCGCAGGCCTGTCGGCGCACCGGCTGCGGCGACGAGCTGTGCGTGGATCCGAGCCGGGGCGACATGATGGGCACCTGCGTCGCCCGCCCCGAGCACGCCTGCTACCGCAACGCGACGTGCGAGAGGCAGGCGGGCGGTGACTGCGGCTGGACGCAAACCCCCGAGCTCCGCGCCTGCCTCCAGAGCCCGCCGCCGCTCCGCTGA
- a CDS encoding hotdog domain-containing protein, whose product MTKPNTHPKISTRLCGEIVSLSDGEATTRFVTTEEMGTDERGLVHGGFVFGLADHAAMLAVNDPFVVLGAAELRFTAPVKVGETVVASARVQEAQGKKRQVEVRARVGEREVLTGTLTAFVLAKHVLDGLAGG is encoded by the coding sequence ATGACGAAGCCGAACACGCACCCGAAGATCTCCACCCGGCTCTGCGGCGAGATCGTGTCCCTCTCCGACGGGGAGGCGACCACCCGCTTCGTCACGACCGAGGAGATGGGCACCGACGAGCGCGGCCTCGTGCACGGCGGGTTCGTGTTCGGGCTGGCCGACCACGCGGCGATGCTGGCCGTCAACGATCCATTCGTGGTCCTCGGCGCGGCCGAGCTCCGATTCACCGCCCCGGTGAAGGTCGGCGAGACGGTCGTCGCGAGCGCGCGCGTCCAGGAAGCCCAGGGCAAGAAGCGCCAGGTCGAGGTCCGCGCCCGCGTCGGTGAGCGCGAGGTGCTCACCGGCACGTTGACCGCCTTCGTGCTCGCGAAGCACGTGCTCGACGGCCTGGCAGGCGGCTGA
- a CDS encoding DUF839 domain-containing protein translates to MLGRRKFLRGSVLAAGAASVPFQALFTRTARAQESPFGPLVSDPDGVLDLPAGFSYAILEHVGDPMDDGLQVPGRPDGMGAFMADDGLVVLMRNHENSRGGGPGARPPETYREGDGFEGGVSRLVVDPSDYTRVSSNLVLLGTARNCAGGVFPGAWMSCEESTEDGHGYVFRCPIDATSIRTPERIDAYGRFNHEAAAYDPSTAIAYLTEDRGDSCFYRFVPDDASAPYGAGELQALKVVGADRLDTGDERLGAVLDVEWVGLTDPTPSGDTLRDEAQAAGAAIFQRGEGIDFADGQVFICTTRGGPSGRGQIFMLDPEASTLTVVGESPAGSVLDSPDNIVVAPWGDVIMAEDPGGQPYLRGLTRSGEIYDFARNARSSSELAGVTFSPYGDALFVNMQVDGLTLVITGPFPSVTPPTDGGVDLDAGVTPTADGGAGGDAGSLVDAGAPTDEDGGCGCSAPGAGARDSLGALTGAAILGAAAVRRRGDDDRE, encoded by the coding sequence ATGCTCGGTCGACGAAAGTTCCTCCGCGGCTCGGTCCTCGCGGCCGGGGCCGCCTCGGTCCCCTTCCAGGCGCTGTTCACGCGCACGGCCAGGGCGCAGGAGTCCCCGTTCGGGCCGCTGGTGAGCGACCCCGACGGAGTGCTGGATCTGCCGGCCGGCTTCTCCTACGCGATCCTCGAGCACGTCGGGGACCCGATGGACGACGGCCTCCAGGTGCCGGGGCGCCCCGACGGAATGGGCGCGTTCATGGCGGACGACGGACTCGTGGTCCTCATGCGCAACCACGAGAACTCACGCGGCGGCGGCCCGGGCGCGCGGCCGCCGGAGACCTACCGCGAGGGCGACGGATTCGAGGGCGGGGTCTCGCGGCTCGTCGTCGACCCGAGCGACTACACCCGCGTCTCGAGCAACCTCGTGCTGCTCGGCACCGCGCGGAACTGCGCCGGCGGCGTCTTCCCCGGCGCGTGGATGAGCTGCGAGGAGAGCACCGAAGACGGCCACGGCTACGTCTTCCGCTGCCCGATCGACGCGACCTCCATCCGCACGCCCGAGCGCATCGACGCGTACGGGCGCTTCAACCACGAGGCGGCCGCCTACGATCCGAGCACCGCCATCGCGTACCTCACCGAGGACCGCGGTGACTCGTGCTTCTACCGCTTCGTGCCCGACGACGCCTCGGCCCCGTACGGCGCGGGCGAGCTGCAGGCGCTGAAGGTCGTCGGCGCAGATCGACTCGACACGGGGGACGAGCGGCTCGGCGCGGTGCTGGACGTGGAGTGGGTGGGCCTGACCGACCCGACGCCCTCGGGCGACACGCTGCGCGACGAGGCGCAGGCGGCGGGAGCCGCGATCTTCCAGCGGGGTGAGGGGATCGACTTCGCGGACGGGCAGGTGTTCATCTGCACGACGCGCGGCGGCCCGTCCGGGCGCGGACAGATCTTCATGCTCGACCCCGAGGCGAGCACGCTGACGGTGGTCGGCGAGTCGCCCGCGGGCAGCGTGCTCGACTCGCCCGACAACATCGTGGTCGCGCCGTGGGGCGACGTGATCATGGCCGAGGATCCGGGCGGGCAGCCTTACCTGCGCGGGCTGACCCGCAGCGGCGAGATCTACGACTTCGCCCGCAACGCGCGGAGCTCGAGCGAGCTCGCGGGGGTGACCTTCTCCCCCTACGGCGACGCGCTCTTCGTGAACATGCAGGTCGACGGCCTGACGCTGGTGATCACCGGGCCCTTCCCCTCCGTCACGCCGCCGACCGATGGTGGGGTGGACCTCGACGCGGGCGTGACGCCGACCGCTGACGGCGGAGCCGGCGGCGACGCGGGGAGCCTCGTCGACGCGGGCGCCCCGACCGACGAGGACGGCGGCTGCGGCTGCAGCGCCCCCGGCGCGGGCGCGCGCGACTCGCTGGGCGCGCTCACGGGCGCGGCGATCCTCGGCGCGGCGGCGGTACGCCGGAGAGGTGACGATGACCGAGAATGA